The Pagrus major chromosome 24, Pma_NU_1.0 region acatAACTGCAAGAGCATTCAGTTATACATTTTGCAGATGGATCACAAGCAAGTAAAAGTGAAATTGTAACAGGAAGATCTCGCGGGCAGTCACAATATACCGGTATTGatgataatatattttattttattataagtgtttgtgtgtatgataatattgtgtgaATAATACGTTGCTTCTTAAATCGTTACAGCTTCTTGTCATAGTAGGAGCCGGTTATGCACCTTAAAGGGGCCATATGTATGAGTTTTAGTTGAAAAAgttcaaaatgtaacaaaaatgatcaaccGAGTGTGACAAAATGGaattttttgacattattaTCTCCATGTAATGTGTTGGAGAGGCATCACgataaaacaaagttaaagatgaatctgactaagtgtttttttatttcaaattttcAACAGATAACGCGcaaatattttatcataaaTTCGTTAGGTCATGATAACCCTTTCTGGCTCGTCTAGTTTGAGTGTTTCCCACCCTCCCACCCTTTCCCCATGGCATCTGTCATGGATGTGAGAATTGAAATAGCATTAGACACACTGATTTCCCTTGTTAAAGCTGTTCCCTCAAGCATCTTGCATGTCAAAGTGTTAAAACATGATGCTGAGAGTTTGTAACAAAGGTTTTCTCGGATTAAAGTTTGTTGACTGTCATTGCTGCTACTACTAAAGGAGCTTAATGTTACATGTTCTTGCACTCATTCTTAGAAACGTCTACCTAGATAGCCATTAAAGGATCATGGAACGGATAAGATTAGGAGTTTAAAGGGATAATCCAACCTTTAAATGGAGTTTACACACTTTTTCAGCTATTTTAGACGGATCAGTCATGTGTGCTCTTCACAACAGAAAACCAACACTTCCCTTTTAGTGTCTCGAAGTTGAAACTCGAAACTGTTCTACTTGAAAAACCAGCTGATGTGGGCTAACAAAGCCTGATTGACCAGAAACTGACATTTATTtaaccaaaaccaacaatagTTTTCACATCAGTAGTCACGATAGTCTCTGTTTGCTATCAAAGGAGCAGGTATCTGTTCATTAACAGGTCCCTGTACAGTACACTGAGGCATTTTTATAACTCTAACTCTAATGTAAACACCATTAATCATCGTTCTCGacttcctctttttgtttctgcaCCTGCTTATGTTGCAGTTTTTAATCATTATAAGCCTTTTTGTATTTGGAGTCTTCAGTTGACATGTTTCAGCCGCCCATGACTGACAGAACAGTATCTGACAAACTGTAGCTATCAGCTGACTGGAATTATAACAGCCTGTGCTGACACAGATAAAACTAGGACGAAGGTTTTGGCTCGATTCTGCttcagaggagctgcagggtGTTTACAAtgttacatgtactgtatgaaaggtaaaaaaaagaagaattgtTTGAGTAGTGAGAAGCAGTAGAACACGGGTAAGAAGGAGGCTTGTAAAGACCAAAGTCAAACACAAGTCACATGACAAAAGTGAAAGTTTAATTTGCTGACATTCAGTAAAATGAGCTGGAAGTGGCTTCTAACCTgctacaaaaaagaaaaacactttgtaaGTTTCCAAAACAGacatattttctgacatttaaggACAAAATACTGGAGTGGTCAACATCAAATAATCCACACTCTCCAAAATTTATGCCAAAGTAATTGCTTACTTTTCacatctaactataaagcaggAAATCTTTGTCTGTCAGTTTGTGGTTCGCATATCTCGAGAACTGTTCATCCAATCTACTTCAGACATGGCAGGTTTGTTGAAGATGACCCGCTGAAGTGCagaatttggtgcaatttggacaaaCAACACTTTTACTATTAAGAAAGTTTGAATAAACAGGGAACAACACTCACCACTAAAGCTGCAATGACTGAAATCTGCGTGTTTTGCTGTCGCGATTCTCACTTTTAAACCTTCTTTCCCATTTTTGGCAATATCTAGTTGATTGTTTATCAGGCTTTCAGTATactcaataatgaaaacatataGACAGTGATTCCACTACAGCTGATACCCAGCCCTGCTAATCTTATCACCACATGACAGTCTGTTCCTTTTCTAGTCTCTGTGCAGCAATGCTGGGATTTTTCAGTCAATAGGAAAGTAGAACAGAACTTTCAGAACTGAAAGTGACTCTGCAATCACATTTTCTTGATTCTTGCAGTAGCAAAGTAAAAGGGTAATGACATCCTgacatctcttctctctctcctctagTTGTTTCGCCATGGTGACCGGTCTCCAGTCAAAGCCTATCCCACCGACCCGCACCAAGAGAGCGACTGGCCACAAGGCTTTGGACAGCTATCACAGGTATGATGAGTCCTTCATTGGAGTGATTGCAGAAGTTTGTGCATTGACTGTAGCAACAAGTGCATCATTTTATGCAGTatcttgggttttttttattttttttttatttaataagcTGTTCTTataaaacaggatttttttttgtcctaaACTAAATTCAATTTATATTACAAAATGTTCATTGTTGCACTAAACTGATCAACTGTGGTGAAGGTCATTATGATGTCACGCACAGTTTATGTAATGCATCAAAAGCTGTGTGTAGTGAAGCTCTGTTCACTCCTATTGCATTTATTACTCAGCCAATGCATTTAGGTCAGTGGTTTTTTATTAAATTTCCCCATATCAGGCTGTTTAGTATCAGTGTGCAGGGCAAACGCTTATTATCTTGAGCAAAATCATTTTCTAGTTTATTGCATCTAAACCTGCTATTTGAACCACTGATATACATAAAAATGGATGACAGGTCTCCATTGTACAAAAATGAAGCCAAGATATCCCGGATACAGTTGCTGCCATCTTGCGCTACTGCAAATTCTGTGCTGCAGTGATCGGGTGATGAAGCCGTGGTATCGTGGTCTTGCCCGTACACCTGATTAATGACAGAAActatcttgtgtgtgttttcaggaggGGATGAGGCAACACTTTGACCTGGGCCACTTTCTGAGGAATCGATACAAAGGATTCCTCAGTGAATCTTATGACAGACACGAGGTGGGTGCACTGGCCTCTTCAGCGTTCAGGTCACATGTCGCCGGGGCAGACAGGCAATCATTCATATTAAAGTTTAGGGGAAAGGGCCTCTTGCCATGTCGGTGTTATACAGGGTTACCACTGGTGCTGGAATTCCTGGAACATGATGCAAGTCTGAGATGTGTTTTCCAGGCTGTTATCAGCTCTTTTCTTCAAACTTATAAACATATTTAATGCAGTCATGTCCAAGCTATGGTTTGTAAatgataatatatttttatccCTCACTGGCCACTCCTTCGTCCTCAGATCTCAGTTCGCAGTACAGACTATGACCGCACCCTGATGAGCGCTGAAGCCAACCTAGCAGGTCTGAccgtcctcttcctcctacTTCTCTTCCCTCTTCCAGTAATTATCTTTCTACCACTTCCTCTCattaacagtttgttttgtttggactCCTGCTGTCATCTAGGTCTGTACCCACCCTCTGGTCAGCAGGTATTCACACCGAGCTTGAAGTGGCAGCCGATACCTGTGCACACAGTGCCACAAAATGAAGAGAGGGTGTGTATTATGGTTGTCAGGAATACTAGTGTGAAAAACTCCTCTTTTGGTGtcatggaaaaaagaaaaataaagggtTGTAGGCACACAAAATAGggtaatattaaaaaaacatacgtCTAAACTTTGTGTCTCTTCTTTCAGCTTCTGTCATTTCCTCTGAACGACTGCCCACGCTACAAACAGCTGATGAATGAAACTGAACACACGGAGGAATTTCTTAATGTAACTACAACATATGAGgtacagttttttcttttcctctcttttttccttccctttctATGAATATCTTTAAGTTAttctgaaatgtttaaaaatttTTGAGGATGATACAGTTGTTGAGCTTCCCgtgtttctttcttcaggaCATTATAGAGCTGGTGAGGAATAAAACCGGACTGAATAAAACCACTGTGGAGTCAGTCTGGAGCGTGTATGACACACTCTTCTGTGAGGTGAGAACACAggtcacacagagaaacacccAGTCACCACCAGCAATTACAAGAAGTTCAGAACAAAAGTGAAAACttaacttttgttttgatttttctgttgattgaatacatttttgtacCTTTTCTGCATCAATTTATAATggaaatgtctttatttgtgtaaagGATGCAGATGCAaggtaacattttaaaatgtgatggaATATAATGCAGTAAGGCTCTCAGGCAAGCAATCCGTCCAAATAAAAGTCCCCTGCAACTTTATTGGCAGGTgatgacaataaaaacatactTGTGTCATGTGACGCTGCACGAACGCTCAACTCTCGAAAAAGTTATGTCATCTGAGAAGCAGGAAATGTTGAGTAACCTCTAGTTTTACTGAGAGCTTGTGGCAGGGTTTCATGTTATAGTTAGAACATGTTTCAAGTGAGAAGAAGTATGAAAAACTAAAGAAGAATGAAGGTGATGTCATAGCCTTAATACTAAGTTAGAAATGATATTTCACCTAAGTTACTGTAATCTATGTTATGTTGGTTTTAATTCTTGTGACTCAGCTGGCCACACCAGTGTTTTGAGAAAACATGTGGCAATTTTGGCAAACAAGCTCTGAGAGGAAGCGGATGGTGCAACTACGAGCTCTTTCACATCTGCATTTTTGTCTTATctgtcaaaggtcactgtgtatatttttgagcaTGGCGCAAAGTAGACAATCAATATAGTGCATTAATGTCTGTaaatttttttcaacatttcagggaagaaatgtacattattaTGAgtcaaatacacacaaaatagtGCAAAGTATGAGATAATAAGAGATCAGGGACAGCTGGATCACAGCAATGTGAGAGATGGTTGCAGAGAGAGTGAAGGTGAAGGCAGAGGACTGCTGACAAAGTGCTATCAAGAAAAGAATGACCTCATAGTCAACTGTCTTtttcatggtgtgtgtgtgtgtgtgtgtgtgtgtgtgtgtgtgtgtgtgtgtgtgtgtgtgtgtgtgtgaactcagTCCCGTCACAACATGTCAGCTCCTGACTGGGTGACTCCTGAAGTTATGGAGAAGCTCCGAGTGCTCAAAGACTTTGGATTTCAGGTAAAAGTAGCAGTATTTTCTACGGTTTCCTTGAGGAGCTTTGGCGTCTCACGGTGGTCTAAATTCTGTTTAAAGGTGCATGATGTAAGAGCTGGTCCCCTCCTGAATTCAAAcaccaaacaaatagggggcagcatatcatcagagtaaccactagctgcacagctaattgAGCTGATgagctaacggtagctacagtttgcagcagttattGGTCTTGAGTGGATatgtctgcaacacaacacatagacgtctttgacgtATCGTCAGAACTCTTATTTCTACACATtcttttgataattttagttatttctTGAACTAATATTCCTACACATCGCACCTTTTAAGAGTTATAAGTAGTGTAATGTTATTAAACTGTTTGATGTCATGTCCAGGTCATATTCGGGGTCTACAATCAACAAGAAAAGAGCCGGCTGCAGGGAGGTATGTGCTTGCAGTTTTGTGAAATTCAACCTCCTTACTGCAGGATTGACGTACATAAATCAGCattgcaaaaaatatttaatttctttctttctttcttttcttttttaaatttattttttaataaggCTGAATACTTTCCTAAAACAACTGGGCtttgtagtttttagcaaacGTTACttaaacaggaggaaatagtgcatttattggggactattttcagtggtggATGAATACACATTAGGTGCTCTAGAGAGTATTTCACATAGTAAGACGGTGTTTGAAGGATtatgtcaaaataaactacctagtgtgttcatggtaatgaaggaacatgtcacagtgtaacagtgtggctcattgatgaTTTTAATCGtttagatacacacacaatactttCAATACGTTTCATTGTTAGTTTTGGTCAtgtgatttgttgacaataacaaaattataaaatatgagTTATATTTTTAATACAGGATTAAGTAGGTTAATATGAACTGCTGTCTGTCTTGCAGGTATGCTGCTGGGTGAAATAGTGAAGAATCTTTCCAAGATGGCCGTCCCAGACCaacagaaacagagactgaAAATGATGATGCTGTCAGCGGTGAGCAGCGAACAAAACTAACACTCCAAAAATAACTTCTGGAATAAATTTAAGTCAGATTTTCTACCTTTAATACcgccatgctagctgtttctctctgttcgcagtctttatgctaagctaagctaagctaaccatctcctgGCTGTAGCGTACAGACACGAGAGTGGTATAAattttctcatctgactctTAGCCAGAGAGCAAGTAAGAGCATTTCACAAAAAGTTGAACTAATCCTTTAATGTCTGTTCTACAGCATGACACCACTGTAGCAGCCCTCCAGGCCAGCTTGAATGTGTTCAATGGACGACAGCCGCCGTATGCTTCATGTCAAATATTTGAGCTGTACAGGGACGAGAACgggtaaaacacacacagactgtagaCACTCACTCAAGCATGATATTGACACACACCAGAAAGAATGGAACGACTATGCTATGTAGAATAAATGGatgaaactttttattttgaaagttaaaaacatccaggttaaaaaataaaagcacatacGAATAAGTTGATTTAAAACTGCTTTTATGATACTGTAAAGCTCCAAATAATCAGTCATTTTATCTTTAATGTCCACTAGAACTGAGAGCGGACATTAAACTTATTTAAACGGGATATTAGAGAGTCATGTGCTGtcaattaaaatcattaaacctctctctttcctctctttgtgtCCGTCCAGCTCTGCTTCTGTGTCAATGTTTTACCGGAATGACAGCAAAGTGGAGCCGTACCCTCTGCAGTTACCAGGCTGCTCCCTTGACTGCCCCCTGGAGGAGTT contains the following coding sequences:
- the acp2 gene encoding lysosomal acid phosphatase, with amino-acid sequence MVSVGVLFLLTVGSVCGKAAAERQLVYVTVLFRHGDRSPVKAYPTDPHQESDWPQGFGQLSQEGMRQHFDLGHFLRNRYKGFLSESYDRHEISVRSTDYDRTLMSAEANLAGLYPPSGQQVFTPSLKWQPIPVHTVPQNEERLLSFPLNDCPRYKQLMNETEHTEEFLNVTTTYEDIIELVRNKTGLNKTTVESVWSVYDTLFCESRHNMSAPDWVTPEVMEKLRVLKDFGFQVIFGVYNQQEKSRLQGGMLLGEIVKNLSKMAVPDQQKQRLKMMMLSAHDTTVAALQASLNVFNGRQPPYASCQIFELYRDENGSASVSMFYRNDSKVEPYPLQLPGCSLDCPLEEFVGITKLSISDDRDKECQVPSEGRDTEVIISLAVSGCLLFLLVALLLGVICWHKEPMSSRGYRHVINQEAGDES